A genome region from uncultured Roseibium sp. includes the following:
- a CDS encoding helix-turn-helix transcriptional regulator: MTPLGAKIRELRTKRGVSLKEMAAALSVSSAYLSALEHGKRGKPTWFLVQRIITYFNVIWDEAEEIQRLAELSDPKVTIDTAGMDPQATELSNQLAAKIGGLSPESLAHLLHQLRVVAAKDGI; the protein is encoded by the coding sequence GTGACACCTCTCGGCGCAAAGATTCGCGAATTGCGTACCAAACGCGGCGTTTCCCTGAAGGAAATGGCCGCGGCCCTGTCAGTCTCCAGCGCCTATCTGTCGGCCCTCGAGCACGGCAAACGCGGCAAGCCGACCTGGTTTCTGGTCCAGCGGATCATTACCTATTTCAATGTCATCTGGGACGAGGCGGAGGAAATCCAGCGCCTCGCGGAGCTTTCCGATCCGAAGGTGACGATCGACACCGCCGGGATGGACCCGCAGGCGACCGAACTGTCCAACCAGCTTGCCGCCAAGATCGGCGGCCTGTCGCCGGAGTCGCTCGCTCATCTCCTGCACCAGCTGCGCGTCGTGGCCGCAAAAGACGGGATTTAA
- a CDS encoding nitronate monooxygenase: MEQLIETAFTRQFAVRHPVVLAPMDRISNGRLAAEVARAGGFGIIGAGYGDRDWIDKAFADAQGQRVGIGIITWSLLKKPDLVEHILDRKPAAMFVSFGDGEPIIRAAKERGIPTIWQVQRLEQAEQALKAGTDILVAQGQEGGGHGMERGLMALLPAVRDLAGKHQLILAAGGIADGRGLAAALMMGADGVMMGTRFWASREANGSEKAKDALVQAAGDDTRRTSFFDIARGLDWPGEFTGRVVQNPFSRRWLEDPAHIQASQDTIRAAYDAADPDDFSVRALIAGEALDLVRSIEPAAAIVESTVTEAADLLARAGSFLAGRE; encoded by the coding sequence ATGGAACAGCTCATCGAAACAGCCTTCACACGGCAATTCGCCGTCCGCCATCCGGTCGTTCTCGCGCCGATGGACAGGATTTCCAACGGACGCCTCGCCGCCGAGGTCGCCCGCGCGGGCGGGTTCGGGATCATCGGCGCCGGTTACGGCGACCGGGACTGGATCGACAAGGCCTTTGCCGATGCGCAGGGCCAAAGGGTCGGCATCGGCATCATCACCTGGAGCCTTCTGAAAAAGCCGGATCTCGTGGAGCATATTCTCGACCGCAAGCCAGCGGCCATGTTCGTCTCCTTCGGCGACGGCGAACCGATCATCCGGGCCGCGAAAGAGCGCGGCATTCCGACAATCTGGCAGGTCCAGAGGCTCGAGCAGGCCGAGCAGGCATTGAAAGCAGGGACGGATATTCTCGTCGCCCAGGGCCAGGAGGGCGGAGGTCACGGCATGGAGCGGGGCCTGATGGCGCTCCTGCCCGCCGTCCGAGACCTTGCCGGCAAGCATCAGCTCATCCTGGCAGCGGGCGGCATCGCCGATGGCAGAGGCCTTGCCGCCGCCCTCATGATGGGCGCCGATGGTGTCATGATGGGAACCCGGTTCTGGGCAAGCCGTGAGGCCAACGGATCGGAAAAGGCGAAGGACGCGCTGGTGCAGGCGGCCGGCGACGATACAAGGCGGACCAGCTTCTTCGACATCGCCCGAGGACTTGACTGGCCGGGCGAGTTCACCGGCCGGGTCGTGCAGAACCCCTTTTCCCGCCGCTGGCTGGAAGATCCGGCGCACATACAGGCGTCACAGGACACGATCCGCGCGGCCTATGACGCGGCCGATCCGGACGATTTCTCCGTCCGGGCGCTGATCGCCGGAGAGGCGCTCGATCTGGTTCGGTCGATCGAACCGGCGGCGGCGATCGTGGAATCGACCGTGACCGAGGCGGCAGACCTGCTGGCACGGGCGGGGTCGTTCCTTGCCGGCCGGGAGTAG
- a CDS encoding Smr/MutS family protein, whose product MTSEKRRKKGQLSPEDREIWAKVTKTLTPLHPERQVMPDLDDPGLSPPEVEKQERPAKTATAIRTPPAQPKPAPPPPLHTLEHRFRKKLVRGVKPIDGRIDLHGLTQHQAHGRLRHFLQSAQAKGHKVVLVITGKGGDGFMDERGVLRRVVPQWLAMPDMRSVVVGYEEAHASHGGSGALYVRIRRKR is encoded by the coding sequence ATGACGTCCGAGAAACGTCGGAAAAAGGGGCAGCTTTCCCCGGAGGACCGGGAAATCTGGGCCAAGGTGACCAAGACCCTCACCCCGTTGCATCCCGAACGACAGGTCATGCCCGACCTGGACGATCCCGGCCTTTCTCCGCCCGAGGTGGAAAAACAGGAGCGTCCGGCAAAAACGGCAACGGCAATCCGCACCCCGCCGGCGCAGCCGAAACCCGCCCCGCCGCCACCGCTGCACACCCTGGAACACCGGTTCCGTAAAAAACTCGTGCGCGGTGTGAAGCCGATCGACGGCCGGATCGACCTGCATGGACTGACTCAGCATCAGGCCCACGGCCGTTTGCGCCACTTCCTCCAATCGGCACAGGCGAAAGGCCACAAGGTGGTCCTGGTGATCACCGGCAAGGGTGGGGACGGCTTCATGGACGAACGCGGTGTTCTCAGACGGGTTGTGCCACAATGGCTTGCCATGCCAGACATGCGGTCGGTGGTCGTCGGTTATGAAGAAGCCCACGCGAGCCATGGCGGCTCCGGTGCGCTTTATGTCCGAATTCGCAGGAAAAGGTGA
- a CDS encoding FxsA family protein: MILYILAAIILLPLIEISVFIWVGGAIGVLPTVLLTILTAVAGTLMLRQQGLSLVMRMQSELDAGRVPGKDMMHGAMIVIASLLLLIPGFVTDAIGLLLFIPPVRDMLARFIISRSDVVVVQGGSHYRREEGVVDLDEEDWSRTDGETSAKGPTNRISPWSPEDGRS; this comes from the coding sequence GTGATACTCTACATCCTGGCGGCGATCATTCTGCTGCCTCTGATCGAAATCTCGGTGTTCATTTGGGTCGGCGGTGCCATCGGCGTCCTGCCGACGGTCCTTTTGACCATCCTGACCGCCGTCGCCGGAACCCTGATGCTGCGCCAGCAGGGCCTGTCGCTCGTCATGCGCATGCAGTCGGAACTCGACGCCGGCCGCGTGCCGGGCAAGGACATGATGCACGGCGCGATGATCGTCATCGCGAGCCTCCTGTTGCTGATCCCGGGCTTTGTGACCGACGCCATTGGCCTGTTGCTGTTCATCCCGCCGGTCCGCGACATGCTGGCCCGGTTCATCATTTCCCGGTCCGACGTGGTCGTCGTCCAGGGCGGCTCCCACTATCGCCGGGAGGAAGGCGTGGTCGATCTGGACGAGGAGGACTGGTCCAGAACCGACGGAGAGACTTCCGCCAAGGGTCCGACAAACCGCATCAGCCCCTGGTCTCCCGAGGACGGGCGGTCCTGA
- a CDS encoding Tim44/TimA family putative adaptor protein — protein sequence MNEIFDVYNLIFLALAVFIIFRLRSVLGKRTGKERPPFDPYSKTERQDRPQTGQTQGDNVIPMPGPTDAAPVEVNERPSEDVVIEKVAPAGTALNDALRKILSVDRTFEPEPFLEGARSAYEMIVMAFADGDRKALKSLLSKDVYEGFVSAIDEREKRGETIESTFVGIDRAEIVEAALKGNMAQVTVKVQSQLISATRDKSGEIIDGDPNKVTEVVDIWTFARDTTTRDPNWKLVATESAE from the coding sequence ATGAACGAAATCTTCGACGTTTATAATCTTATCTTCCTCGCACTGGCTGTGTTCATCATTTTCCGGCTGCGCTCGGTTCTGGGCAAACGCACCGGCAAGGAACGGCCGCCGTTCGATCCCTATTCCAAGACGGAACGCCAGGACCGGCCGCAGACTGGCCAGACCCAGGGCGACAACGTCATCCCGATGCCGGGCCCGACGGATGCCGCTCCGGTGGAAGTCAACGAACGGCCCAGCGAAGACGTGGTGATCGAAAAGGTCGCCCCGGCCGGGACGGCGCTGAACGATGCGTTGCGCAAGATCCTGTCCGTCGACCGGACCTTCGAGCCGGAACCTTTCCTGGAAGGTGCCCGCAGCGCCTACGAGATGATCGTCATGGCCTTTGCGGACGGCGACCGGAAAGCTCTGAAGTCGCTGCTGTCGAAGGATGTTTACGAAGGCTTCGTTTCGGCCATCGATGAACGCGAGAAACGTGGCGAAACCATCGAATCCACGTTCGTCGGCATCGATCGCGCCGAAATCGTCGAGGCCGCGCTGAAAGGCAACATGGCCCAGGTGACCGTCAAGGTGCAGAGCCAGCTGATTTCCGCGACCCGTGACAAGTCCGGAGAAATCATCGACGGCGACCCGAACAAGGTCACCGAGGTGGTCGATATCTGGACCTTCGCCCGGGACACGACAACCCGGGATCCGAACTGGAAGCTGGTGGCAACCGAATCCGCCGAGTGA
- the polA gene encoding DNA polymerase I — translation MIRRMSTNSSAPALTADDHLILVDGSTFIFRAYHALPPLTRKPDGLPVGAVAGFCNMLWKLLQEGLTPEKGDEPTHFAVIFDHSAKTFRTDIYPEYKAHRPEPPEDLVPQFGLIRRATEAFSVPCIEQEGFEADDLIATYAKQAAEMGARVTIVSGDKDLMQLIGPKVGMIDTMKNKIFGEPEVFEKFGVGPDKVIEVQSLAGDSVDNVPGVPGIGLKTAALLINEFGDLESLLAKADTIKQNKRRENLIEFADQARVSKQLVTLKQDVPVEVPVTDFAVTEVNGPKAVGFLKALGFTTLTKRVAETTGAELANIEPADFEVPGWDAPDHKGRLMENSPAAGGGKAAAAANDDAPADGDMMVPRTVADACAEAARSTVIDSSSYETVTTPDRLKEWVAEAYEVGFVAFDTETTSLDAMQADLVGVSLATAPGKACYIPLGHVDGEGDLLGGGGLVEGQIPLSEAVEILKPMLEDRAVLKIAQNLKYDWLIMTRYGVDVVAFDDTMLLSYALDAGKGGNGMDELSERWLDHKPIPFKEICGSGKSMITFDKVAIDKATAYAAEDADVTLRLWQVLKPRLASEHMATVYETLERPMVPVLARMEKRGISVDRQMLSRLSGDFAQGMAALEDEIYELAGENFNIGSPKQLGDILFGKMGLPGGKKTKTGAWSTSASVLEDLAAEGHELPSRIVSWRQLSKLKSTYSDALPGYINPETKRVHTSYSLAATTTGRLSSSEPNLQNIPVRTEEGRKIRKAFVAEKGMKLISADYSQIELRVLAHMADIAQLKKAFEDGLDIHAMTASEMFGVPIKDMDPMVRRRAKAINFGIIYGISAFGLAAQLGISRGEASDYIKTYFERFPGIKDYMEAIKKEVHANGYVTTIFGRKAHYPDVNTKNPNLRAFYERAAINAPIQGSAADILRRAMVRMENRLQHSRLDAQMLLQVHDELIFEVPEDQVDKTIPIITEVMEKATEPVLKLSVPLQVDARAADNWDEAH, via the coding sequence ATGATCCGCCGCATGTCGACGAACAGCTCCGCCCCCGCCCTCACCGCCGATGACCACCTGATCCTGGTCGATGGCTCCACCTTCATTTTCCGCGCCTATCACGCGCTGCCGCCGCTGACGCGCAAGCCCGACGGCCTGCCGGTCGGCGCGGTTGCCGGCTTCTGCAACATGCTGTGGAAGCTGCTGCAGGAGGGGCTGACCCCGGAAAAGGGCGACGAACCGACCCATTTCGCCGTCATTTTCGACCATTCGGCAAAGACGTTTCGGACCGATATCTATCCCGAATACAAGGCCCACCGGCCCGAGCCGCCGGAAGACCTGGTGCCCCAGTTCGGCCTGATCCGCCGGGCGACGGAGGCGTTTTCGGTTCCCTGCATCGAGCAGGAAGGCTTCGAGGCCGACGACCTGATCGCGACTTACGCAAAGCAGGCCGCGGAAATGGGCGCGCGGGTCACCATCGTTTCCGGCGATAAGGACCTGATGCAGCTGATCGGTCCGAAGGTCGGCATGATCGACACCATGAAGAACAAGATCTTCGGCGAGCCGGAGGTTTTCGAGAAATTCGGCGTCGGTCCGGACAAGGTGATCGAAGTTCAGTCGCTGGCGGGCGACAGCGTCGACAACGTGCCCGGCGTGCCGGGGATCGGCCTGAAGACCGCCGCCCTCCTGATCAACGAGTTCGGCGATCTGGAATCCCTGCTGGCAAAGGCCGACACCATCAAGCAGAACAAGCGCCGGGAAAACCTGATCGAATTCGCCGATCAGGCGCGCGTTTCCAAACAGCTTGTCACCCTGAAGCAGGACGTGCCGGTGGAGGTGCCCGTGACCGACTTCGCCGTCACCGAGGTCAATGGGCCGAAGGCGGTCGGTTTCCTCAAGGCGCTGGGCTTCACCACCCTGACCAAGCGGGTCGCCGAGACGACCGGTGCGGAACTTGCGAACATCGAACCGGCCGATTTCGAGGTTCCCGGTTGGGATGCGCCCGATCACAAGGGCCGGCTGATGGAGAATTCGCCCGCGGCAGGGGGCGGCAAGGCGGCCGCTGCTGCGAATGACGATGCACCGGCGGACGGCGACATGATGGTGCCTCGGACGGTCGCGGACGCCTGCGCGGAGGCGGCCCGGTCGACGGTGATCGACAGCAGTTCCTATGAAACCGTGACCACCCCGGACCGGCTGAAAGAATGGGTCGCCGAGGCCTATGAGGTCGGTTTTGTGGCATTCGACACGGAAACCACCTCGCTCGATGCCATGCAGGCCGATCTGGTCGGCGTGTCGCTTGCGACCGCGCCGGGCAAGGCCTGCTACATTCCGCTCGGCCATGTTGACGGCGAAGGTGATCTTCTGGGTGGCGGCGGGTTGGTTGAGGGCCAGATCCCGCTTTCCGAGGCGGTTGAGATCCTCAAGCCCATGCTGGAAGATCGCGCAGTCCTGAAAATCGCGCAGAACCTGAAATACGACTGGCTGATCATGACCCGCTACGGCGTCGACGTGGTCGCCTTCGACGACACCATGCTGCTGTCCTACGCGCTCGACGCCGGCAAGGGCGGCAACGGCATGGACGAGCTGTCGGAACGCTGGCTCGACCACAAGCCGATCCCCTTCAAGGAAATTTGCGGCTCCGGCAAGTCGATGATCACCTTCGACAAGGTGGCGATCGACAAGGCGACCGCCTATGCCGCTGAGGACGCCGACGTGACCCTGCGCCTGTGGCAGGTCTTGAAGCCGCGTCTTGCCTCCGAACATATGGCGACCGTCTACGAGACCCTGGAACGGCCCATGGTGCCGGTGCTGGCGCGCATGGAAAAGCGCGGCATTTCCGTTGACAGGCAGATGCTGTCGCGGCTGTCCGGCGACTTCGCGCAAGGCATGGCGGCGCTGGAAGACGAGATTTACGAGCTTGCCGGCGAAAACTTCAACATCGGCTCGCCCAAGCAGCTCGGCGATATCCTGTTCGGCAAGATGGGCCTGCCCGGCGGCAAGAAGACCAAGACCGGCGCCTGGTCCACATCCGCCTCCGTCCTGGAGGACCTCGCTGCCGAAGGCCATGAACTGCCCTCGCGGATCGTCTCCTGGCGTCAGCTCTCCAAACTGAAGTCGACTTATTCCGACGCCCTGCCAGGCTATATCAATCCGGAAACGAAACGGGTTCACACATCCTATTCGCTGGCTGCGACCACCACGGGCCGCCTGTCCTCGTCGGAACCGAACCTGCAGAACATTCCGGTCCGGACCGAGGAAGGCCGCAAGATCCGCAAGGCCTTCGTCGCGGAAAAGGGCATGAAGCTGATTTCGGCCGACTACAGCCAGATCGAGCTTCGGGTGCTCGCCCATATGGCCGATATTGCGCAGCTGAAAAAGGCCTTCGAGGACGGGCTCGACATTCACGCCATGACCGCGAGCGAGATGTTCGGCGTGCCGATCAAGGACATGGACCCGATGGTCCGCCGCCGCGCCAAGGCGATCAACTTCGGCATCATTTATGGCATATCCGCCTTCGGCCTTGCCGCCCAGCTCGGCATCTCCCGCGGCGAGGCCAGCGACTACATCAAGACCTATTTCGAGCGCTTCCCCGGTATCAAGGACTACATGGAAGCGATCAAGAAGGAAGTCCACGCCAACGGCTACGTGACCACCATTTTCGGCCGCAAGGCCCATTATCCGGACGTGAACACCAAGAATCCGAACCTGCGCGCCTTCTACGAACGCGCGGCGATCAACGCCCCGATCCAGGGCTCGGCCGCCGACATCCTCCGCCGCGCCATGGTGCGCATGGAGAACCGGCTGCAGCACTCACGGCTCGACGCCCAGATGCTGCTGCAGGTGCACGACGAACTCATCTTCGAGGTGCCGGAAGACCAGGTCGACAAGACGATCCCGATCATCACCGAGGTCATGGAGAAGGCCACCGAACCGGTTCTGAAGCTCTCCGTCCCCCTCCAGGTCGACGCCCGCGCCGCCGACAACTGGGATGAGGCGCATTAG
- a CDS encoding MltA domain-containing protein, with protein sequence MAGCRRGRKAGLAALGLLLALCEPVVPGSLTGRAAAMSPDHASLPTMTEISFAAISGWQEDDQGKAIAAFLRFCAPPFPFLKAEPFGLTEKEAADLCYEASKVPVSDQQAARSFFETWFTPFRIDKSGFVTGYFEPELPASRVRTPKYPVPLLTAPTGLEAITDDNRPEDWPEGLSHGRRTDKGLVPLPDRGAIMDGALDDEHLELVWLANPIDAYFVHVQGSARLRLTDGSVMRVGYAGKAGYPYTSIARVLVERGEGTPEELTMSGLRNWLEAHPDQRDTLFKENRSFIFFREVTLENPEDGPIGAAELPLVAGRSLAVDPRHIPYGMPVFVSAGLSDPERPEAQFGRLMIADDTGSAIKGPARGDIFTGSGDQAGKIAGEIRHQARMILLLPGSKAR encoded by the coding sequence ATGGCAGGCTGCCGTCGCGGACGGAAGGCCGGATTGGCCGCGCTCGGCCTGCTTCTTGCGCTGTGCGAACCGGTCGTTCCAGGCTCGTTGACGGGTAGAGCCGCCGCCATGTCCCCTGACCACGCTTCCCTGCCGACCATGACCGAGATTTCCTTTGCCGCCATTTCCGGCTGGCAGGAGGACGATCAGGGGAAAGCAATCGCGGCGTTTTTGCGTTTCTGCGCGCCGCCCTTCCCGTTTTTAAAGGCAGAGCCCTTCGGGCTTACGGAAAAAGAAGCGGCAGATCTCTGCTATGAGGCATCGAAGGTACCGGTGTCCGATCAGCAAGCGGCCCGGTCGTTTTTCGAGACTTGGTTCACCCCCTTCCGAATCGACAAAAGTGGCTTCGTGACCGGTTATTTCGAACCGGAATTGCCGGCCTCGCGCGTTCGGACGCCGAAATATCCCGTTCCCCTGCTGACAGCGCCAACGGGACTTGAGGCCATTACCGACGACAATCGTCCGGAAGACTGGCCGGAAGGCCTGAGTCACGGACGGCGGACGGACAAAGGTTTGGTCCCGCTGCCCGACCGGGGCGCGATCATGGATGGCGCGCTCGACGATGAGCATCTGGAACTGGTCTGGCTGGCCAATCCGATCGACGCCTATTTCGTTCACGTTCAGGGCTCGGCGCGGCTGCGCCTGACTGACGGATCGGTGATGCGGGTCGGGTACGCGGGCAAGGCGGGCTATCCCTATACGTCCATCGCCCGCGTTCTGGTGGAACGCGGCGAGGGGACCCCGGAAGAGCTCACCATGTCCGGCCTGAGGAACTGGCTGGAAGCGCATCCGGACCAGCGAGATACGCTGTTCAAGGAAAACCGGTCCTTCATCTTCTTCCGGGAAGTGACGCTTGAAAATCCGGAGGACGGGCCGATTGGCGCAGCCGAGCTGCCGCTGGTCGCCGGACGCAGCCTTGCCGTAGATCCGCGCCATATCCCTTACGGAATGCCGGTTTTCGTCTCCGCCGGACTTTCCGATCCGGAACGACCGGAAGCGCAATTCGGCCGGCTGATGATCGCCGATGACACGGGATCGGCCATCAAAGGGCCGGCCCGCGGCGATATCTTCACCGGTTCGGGCGACCAAGCCGGAAAGATCGCCGGAGAGATCCGTCATCAGGCGCGCATGATCCTGCTCCTGCCCGGGAGCAAGGCCCGATGA
- a CDS encoding [protein-PII] uridylyltransferase, translating to MTLTKDDLAGLIDSAALRQKLTDLTKANDGDGSDLKIRSAVLGELKEAMKAGRAVAEKRLNEDGGGLICAQRLSFLQDELIRVIYDFALYHVYRIKNPSTAERMAVIAVGGYGRGTLAPGSDVDLLFVLPYKQTPWGEQVVEYILYMLWDLGLKVGHATRNIDECIRLSKTDMTIRTAILEARYIWGDEPLFDDLVSRFDEEVVKGTSSEFIEAKLEERDERHRRQGTSRYLVEPNIKEGKGGLRDLNTLFWIAKYHYRVRKQSDLVKKGVLSRGEYRRFVKSEDFLWAVRCHLHFMTGRAEERLSFDVQREIAIRLGYTQHPGMKDVERFMKHYFLVAKDVGDLTRILCAALENQHVKEPEGKGFSGLMRRLRTGRPSDAPRPVEGTNSFVIENNRLNAVSDKVFVDDPTNLIRIFQLADKHGYYLHPELTKLIRRSLKLVDSTLRNDPEANRLFLSVLTSRNSPEKILRKMNETGVLGRFVPDFGKVVAMMQFNMYHHYTVDEHLIRSIGILAQIERGDSGEDHPLATDLIRTLQSRKLLYVAMFLHDIAKGRPEDHSIAGARIARKLCPRFGLNGAETETVAWLIEHHLDMSTIAQSRDLSDPKTINDFAKLVQSMERLKLLLILTVADIRAVGPGVFNGWKGQLLRTLYYQCEPLLSGGHSKISHHQAVEQAKQELFGQLDHWPEKARKTYADRHYAAYWLRCAPERRLHHAELIRQADKAGDPLAFDVRPHSFEGVTEITVLAPDHPRLLQTIAGACFTTGGNIVDAQIDTTTDGFALDTIFISRELPGDEDERRRGERITGLIVKSLTGEAELPKAVAKKNPVKGRMKAFNVEADALVNNSWSDDYTVLEISGLDRPGLLYDLTRAIATLNLNIGSAHISTFGERVVDVFYVTDLTGQKIANVGRQEIIRERLIAAVNGDVETNPAAPISRRAS from the coding sequence ATGACCCTGACCAAAGACGACCTCGCCGGCCTGATCGATTCCGCTGCGCTGCGCCAGAAGCTCACGGACCTCACCAAGGCCAACGACGGCGACGGTTCGGATCTGAAAATCCGCTCGGCCGTTCTCGGCGAATTGAAAGAGGCCATGAAAGCCGGCCGGGCCGTCGCAGAGAAGCGGCTCAACGAAGACGGTGGCGGCCTGATATGCGCCCAGCGCCTGTCCTTCCTTCAGGACGAGTTGATCCGGGTCATCTACGATTTCGCGCTTTATCACGTCTACCGGATCAAGAACCCGTCGACCGCCGAACGCATGGCGGTTATCGCCGTCGGCGGTTATGGACGGGGAACGCTGGCGCCGGGGTCGGACGTCGACCTGCTGTTCGTCCTTCCCTACAAGCAGACCCCGTGGGGCGAGCAGGTCGTGGAATATATCCTCTACATGCTGTGGGACCTCGGGCTGAAGGTCGGTCACGCGACGCGCAATATCGACGAGTGCATCCGCCTGTCGAAGACGGACATGACCATCCGCACCGCCATTCTGGAAGCGCGCTACATCTGGGGCGACGAGCCGCTGTTCGACGATCTCGTTTCCCGCTTCGACGAAGAGGTCGTCAAGGGAACGAGTTCGGAGTTCATCGAGGCCAAGCTCGAGGAACGCGACGAGCGCCACCGGCGCCAGGGAACCTCACGCTACCTTGTCGAACCGAACATCAAGGAAGGCAAGGGGGGCCTGCGCGATCTCAACACCCTGTTCTGGATCGCAAAGTACCATTACCGGGTTCGCAAGCAGTCCGACCTGGTGAAAAAGGGCGTGCTTTCGCGCGGCGAATACCGCCGGTTCGTCAAATCGGAAGACTTCCTGTGGGCGGTGCGCTGCCACCTGCATTTCATGACGGGCCGCGCAGAGGAGCGACTTTCGTTCGACGTGCAGCGGGAAATCGCCATCCGGCTCGGCTACACCCAGCATCCGGGCATGAAGGATGTCGAGCGCTTCATGAAGCACTACTTCCTGGTGGCCAAGGACGTGGGCGACCTCACCCGCATCCTGTGTGCGGCGCTGGAAAACCAGCACGTGAAGGAACCGGAAGGGAAGGGCTTCAGCGGACTGATGCGGCGGCTGCGCACGGGCCGGCCGAGCGACGCACCCCGCCCGGTGGAGGGGACGAACAGCTTCGTAATCGAGAACAACCGGTTGAATGCGGTTTCCGACAAGGTCTTCGTCGACGATCCGACCAACCTGATCCGGATTTTCCAGCTTGCCGACAAGCACGGCTATTACCTGCATCCGGAGCTGACCAAGCTGATCCGCCGGTCGCTCAAGCTTGTCGACAGCACCTTGCGCAACGATCCGGAAGCCAACAGGCTGTTCCTGTCGGTGCTGACCTCGCGCAATTCGCCGGAAAAGATCCTGCGCAAGATGAACGAAACCGGCGTGCTGGGACGATTCGTGCCCGATTTCGGCAAGGTCGTCGCCATGATGCAGTTCAACATGTATCACCACTATACGGTGGACGAGCACCTGATCCGCTCCATCGGCATTCTCGCCCAGATCGAGCGCGGCGATTCGGGCGAGGACCATCCGCTCGCAACGGATCTGATCCGGACGCTGCAGAGCCGGAAACTGCTCTATGTGGCCATGTTCCTGCACGACATCGCCAAGGGACGGCCGGAAGACCATTCGATCGCAGGCGCCCGGATCGCACGCAAACTGTGCCCGCGTTTCGGCTTGAACGGCGCGGAAACGGAGACCGTCGCCTGGCTGATCGAACATCATCTGGACATGAGCACGATCGCCCAGTCCCGCGATCTTTCCGATCCCAAGACCATCAACGACTTTGCCAAGCTGGTGCAGTCGATGGAACGGCTGAAGCTCTTGCTGATCCTGACTGTTGCGGACATTCGCGCAGTCGGTCCCGGCGTATTCAACGGCTGGAAGGGCCAGCTGCTCAGGACGCTCTACTACCAGTGCGAACCGCTCCTCAGCGGCGGCCACAGCAAGATCTCACATCATCAGGCGGTCGAACAGGCCAAGCAGGAGCTGTTCGGGCAGCTTGACCACTGGCCCGAAAAGGCGCGCAAAACCTATGCGGACCGGCATTATGCCGCCTATTGGCTGCGGTGTGCGCCCGAACGCCGGTTGCACCATGCGGAACTGATCCGACAGGCCGACAAGGCCGGAGATCCGCTCGCTTTCGACGTCCGACCGCATTCGTTTGAAGGGGTTACGGAAATCACCGTGCTGGCGCCGGACCATCCGCGTCTGTTGCAGACCATTGCGGGCGCCTGTTTCACCACCGGCGGTAATATCGTCGATGCCCAGATCGATACCACCACCGACGGCTTTGCACTGGACACCATTTTCATCAGCCGGGAACTTCCCGGCGACGAGGATGAACGCCGGCGCGGCGAGCGGATCACCGGGCTGATCGTAAAATCGCTGACGGGCGAAGCGGAGTTGCCGAAGGCTGTGGCCAAGAAAAACCCGGTCAAGGGCCGTATGAAGGCCTTCAATGTCGAAGCGGATGCGCTGGTCAACAATTCCTGGTCCGACGACTACACGGTGCTGGAAATTTCCGGCCTCGACCGTCCCGGCCTGCTTTACGACCTGACCCGGGCCATCGCGACCCTGAACCTGAACATCGGCTCCGCACATATTTCGACCTTCGGCGAACGCGTCGTCGACGTTTTCTACGTCACCGACCTGACCGGTCAGAAAATTGCCAATGTCGGCAGGCAGGAAATCATTCGCGAACGGTTGATCGCCGCCGTCAACGGAGATGTCGAGACCAATCCGGCCGCCCCCATTTCGCGCCGGGCTTCGTGA